The Verrucomicrobium spinosum DSM 4136 = JCM 18804 genome includes a region encoding these proteins:
- a CDS encoding efflux RND transporter permease subunit — translation MSRFFIDRPVFAWVVALVIMVAGGISMMTLPISQYPNIAPPAVAISASYPGASAKTVEDTVTQVIEQKMNGIDNLRYIESASDSNGGATVTITFEGGTDPNIAQVQVQNKLQLALPLLPQEVQAQGVRVAKATNNNLLVLGLVSEDGSMDNTDLSDYLFGSMQDPISRVTGVGDIQTFGSQYAMRIWLDPDKLVQYQLTAADVSTAIRSQNAQVSSGSLGGLPAVPGQMLTATIVTRGRLQTAEQFESILLRVNTDGSRVLLKDVARVELGSENYNNLARYNRRPAAGMAIRAAAGANALETVVAVKAKVDELSRFFPPGLKVVYPYDTSPFVRHSITEVVKTLVEAIILVFLVIYLFLQNWRATLIPTIAVPVVLLGTFGVLAAAGFTLNTLTLFGLVLAIGLLVDDAIVVVENVERVMEEEGLAPREATQKSMDQISGALVGIGLVLCAAFVPMAFFGNSTGVIYRQFAITIVSAVVLSVVVALILTPALCATMLKPVTKGAHHKQRGFFGWFNRVFDRTADAYAWTVGHLLRRSAYLLIVYGFIAAGVFYLFKHLQTGFLPDEDKGVIFTAAQLPPGSTREQSLAVVQRMEDYLLDKQGDSVAGVFGVAGFSFFGAGQNQVITFSHLKDWKERQGPNQGVKAIQGQTMGVFMQIKEAMAVAFAPPAVQELGNVSGFDLRLLDQAGLGHDALMNARMQLVGMASQNPALFGVRPNGLSDTPQFQLDIDEEKASALGLSIASINSELANIWGSGYVNDFLDKGRVKKVFIQGDAPFRMTPEDIGRWFIRNNRGDMVPYSAFASARWIMGSPKLERFNGAPSVAISGEAAKGHSSGEAMKIMEDLAKQLPAGIGYTWAGISYEERLSGSNSAALYGLALLMVFLCLAALYESWAIPISVMMDMPLGALGVLAAVSIRGLPNDVYFQIGLITIIGLSAKNAILVVEFAKERFDAGESLIDSAVFAVRQRLRPILMTSIAFGLGVLPLAFSTGPGAGSQNAIGTGVVGGAVTTTLLGLFFVPLYYVVVLKMFRVKPVKPKGGKAAGATVEAVPELPAPQAG, via the coding sequence ATGTCCCGTTTCTTCATTGACCGGCCCGTCTTTGCCTGGGTGGTCGCGCTCGTCATCATGGTGGCAGGCGGCATCTCCATGATGACCCTGCCCATCTCGCAGTACCCGAACATCGCCCCTCCCGCGGTGGCCATCAGCGCCAGCTACCCCGGAGCCTCCGCCAAGACGGTGGAGGACACGGTGACCCAGGTCATCGAGCAGAAGATGAACGGCATCGACAACCTCCGTTACATCGAGTCCGCCAGTGACTCCAACGGCGGCGCGACAGTGACCATCACCTTCGAGGGCGGCACCGATCCCAACATCGCGCAGGTGCAGGTGCAGAACAAGCTGCAGCTCGCCCTGCCGCTGCTCCCGCAGGAGGTGCAGGCCCAGGGCGTGCGCGTGGCCAAGGCAACCAACAACAACCTCCTCGTGCTGGGCCTGGTGTCTGAGGACGGTAGCATGGACAACACTGACCTGAGTGACTACCTCTTCGGCTCCATGCAGGACCCCATCAGCCGCGTGACGGGCGTGGGTGACATTCAGACCTTCGGCTCCCAGTATGCCATGCGCATCTGGCTGGATCCGGACAAACTCGTGCAGTACCAGCTCACTGCGGCAGATGTGAGCACCGCCATCCGCTCGCAGAATGCTCAGGTCTCCTCCGGCTCCCTGGGTGGTCTGCCCGCCGTGCCGGGACAGATGCTCACCGCCACCATCGTCACCCGCGGACGGCTCCAGACGGCAGAGCAGTTTGAGAGCATCCTGCTGCGAGTGAACACAGATGGTTCGAGGGTACTGCTGAAGGACGTGGCCCGCGTGGAGCTGGGCAGTGAGAACTACAACAACCTCGCCCGCTACAACCGCCGCCCCGCCGCAGGCATGGCCATCCGGGCCGCCGCCGGGGCGAACGCGCTGGAGACGGTCGTGGCCGTGAAGGCCAAGGTGGACGAACTTTCCCGCTTCTTCCCGCCCGGGCTGAAGGTGGTCTATCCCTATGACACCTCGCCCTTCGTGCGCCACTCCATCACGGAGGTGGTGAAGACCCTCGTGGAGGCCATCATCCTCGTCTTCCTCGTCATCTATCTCTTCCTCCAGAACTGGCGTGCCACCTTGATCCCCACCATCGCCGTGCCCGTGGTGCTGCTCGGGACCTTCGGCGTGCTGGCGGCGGCGGGGTTCACGTTGAACACGCTCACGCTCTTCGGCCTCGTGCTCGCCATCGGTCTGCTGGTGGATGACGCCATCGTGGTGGTGGAGAACGTGGAGCGCGTCATGGAGGAGGAAGGCCTGGCCCCTCGTGAGGCCACGCAGAAGTCGATGGACCAGATCTCCGGCGCACTGGTCGGCATCGGCCTCGTACTCTGCGCCGCCTTCGTGCCGATGGCCTTTTTTGGGAACTCCACCGGTGTCATCTACCGCCAGTTCGCCATCACCATCGTCTCTGCCGTGGTGCTCTCCGTGGTGGTTGCGTTGATCCTCACACCTGCCCTGTGTGCCACCATGCTGAAGCCAGTGACCAAAGGCGCGCATCACAAGCAGCGCGGTTTCTTCGGCTGGTTCAACCGCGTTTTTGACCGCACCGCAGATGCCTATGCCTGGACCGTGGGCCATCTCCTGAGACGCAGTGCCTACCTGCTCATCGTGTACGGGTTCATCGCCGCGGGCGTGTTCTATCTCTTCAAGCATCTGCAGACCGGCTTCCTCCCGGATGAAGACAAAGGCGTCATCTTCACCGCCGCCCAGTTGCCTCCTGGATCCACGCGCGAGCAGTCGCTCGCGGTAGTGCAGAGGATGGAAGACTATCTCCTCGATAAACAAGGCGACTCTGTGGCCGGGGTGTTTGGTGTGGCAGGCTTCAGCTTCTTCGGTGCCGGGCAGAACCAGGTCATCACCTTCTCCCACCTGAAGGACTGGAAGGAGCGCCAGGGGCCAAACCAGGGCGTGAAGGCCATCCAGGGCCAGACGATGGGCGTCTTCATGCAGATCAAAGAGGCCATGGCCGTCGCCTTCGCCCCGCCTGCCGTGCAGGAGCTGGGCAATGTGAGCGGCTTCGACCTCCGCCTGCTGGACCAGGCCGGTCTCGGGCATGATGCGCTCATGAATGCCCGTATGCAGCTCGTTGGCATGGCCTCGCAGAATCCGGCGCTCTTTGGCGTACGGCCAAACGGCCTCAGCGATACGCCGCAGTTCCAGTTGGATATCGATGAAGAGAAAGCAAGCGCCCTGGGCCTCTCGATTGCCAGCATCAACTCCGAGCTCGCCAACATCTGGGGCTCCGGTTATGTGAACGACTTCCTGGACAAAGGCCGCGTGAAGAAGGTCTTCATTCAGGGCGATGCCCCCTTCCGCATGACACCGGAGGACATCGGCCGCTGGTTCATCAGAAACAACCGCGGCGACATGGTCCCGTACTCCGCCTTTGCCTCCGCGCGCTGGATTATGGGCTCGCCCAAGCTCGAGCGCTTCAACGGCGCGCCCTCCGTGGCCATCAGCGGTGAGGCCGCCAAGGGGCACAGCTCGGGTGAGGCAATGAAGATCATGGAGGACCTCGCCAAGCAACTGCCCGCAGGCATCGGCTACACCTGGGCAGGCATCTCGTATGAGGAGCGCCTCTCCGGCTCCAACTCCGCCGCGCTGTATGGGCTCGCGTTGCTCATGGTGTTCCTGTGTCTGGCCGCCCTCTATGAGAGCTGGGCCATCCCCATCTCCGTCATGATGGACATGCCGCTGGGCGCGCTGGGCGTGCTTGCCGCGGTGTCGATACGAGGTCTGCCCAATGACGTGTATTTCCAGATCGGTCTCATCACGATCATCGGTCTCTCCGCCAAAAACGCCATCCTCGTGGTCGAGTTCGCCAAGGAGCGGTTCGATGCGGGCGAGAGCCTCATCGACAGCGCCGTGTTTGCCGTGAGGCAGCGCCTCCGCCCCATTTTGATGACCTCCATCGCCTTTGGTCTCGGCGTACTGCCTCTTGCCTTTAGCACCGGCCCCGGTGCTGGCAGCCAGAACGCCATTGGCACCGGCGTCGTCGGCGGTGCTGTGACCACGACCCTGCTCGGGCTGTTCTTCGTCCCGCTGTACTACGTGGTGGTGCTGAAGATGTTCCGCGTGAAGCCAGTGAAGCCCAAGGGCGGCAAGGCGGCGGGGGCGACTGTTGAGGCGGTTCCGGAACTCCCCGCGCCACAGGCAGGCTGA
- a CDS encoding efflux transporter outer membrane subunit: MKSLPLAVCSGLLPILAFTGCTVGPKYEKPDVSALTPATWKWQPASPKDAEPRGEWWRIFKDAELNRLEAMALGNNQEIRMAMARIDQARAAAGLSAAAYVPQVSVDGLAQRERTSGNPPSPVPIAIPAAHINTFNVPLQLSYEIDLWGRVRRSIESANAQVDASVGDFHSVLLSLTGDVASQYFLIRSLDSQMAALQRTLASQEKTFGLIDQRFAAGTIPEADHARAKSEVATVRADMADVKRQREETVNVLALLCGQPASRFSVSKAEIQGTPPKIPAGIPAEVLERRPDVAAAERLVAARNAEIGVEIAGYFPTVSLTGQAGYLSKDTSSLFNADSRVWSFGPSVSVPITGIFVTKAKVARARAVHEESTAKFRQSVLAAVKDVETSLIQIRYRKEQAVAQKEALDAALKATALTRQLYEGGSISYLELLDAERTSLLRERQYALLKAQGHIATVGLIRALGGSW; the protein is encoded by the coding sequence ATGAAATCGCTCCCCCTGGCAGTCTGCTCCGGACTCCTCCCGATCCTCGCCTTCACCGGCTGCACCGTAGGCCCCAAGTATGAGAAGCCAGACGTGAGCGCCCTCACGCCCGCCACGTGGAAGTGGCAGCCCGCCAGCCCCAAGGATGCGGAGCCCCGCGGTGAGTGGTGGCGCATCTTCAAGGATGCGGAGCTGAACCGCCTGGAGGCGATGGCTCTGGGAAACAACCAGGAGATCCGCATGGCGATGGCCCGCATCGACCAGGCGCGTGCCGCCGCGGGGCTGAGTGCTGCGGCGTATGTGCCCCAGGTGAGCGTGGACGGCCTGGCCCAGCGGGAGCGCACCTCGGGCAATCCGCCGTCACCCGTGCCCATCGCGATCCCCGCCGCGCACATCAACACCTTCAACGTGCCCTTGCAACTCAGCTATGAGATCGATCTCTGGGGCCGCGTGCGGCGCTCGATCGAGTCCGCCAATGCCCAGGTGGATGCCAGTGTGGGCGACTTCCACAGCGTGCTGCTCTCCCTCACCGGTGATGTGGCCAGCCAGTATTTCCTCATCCGCAGCCTGGATTCCCAGATGGCCGCGCTCCAGCGCACCCTTGCCAGCCAGGAGAAGACGTTTGGCCTGATCGACCAGCGTTTCGCCGCCGGGACCATCCCCGAGGCGGATCACGCCCGTGCGAAGAGCGAGGTCGCCACCGTGCGGGCCGACATGGCCGATGTGAAGCGTCAGCGTGAGGAGACCGTCAATGTGCTCGCGCTCCTCTGCGGCCAGCCCGCCAGCCGGTTCAGTGTGTCCAAGGCGGAGATCCAGGGCACCCCGCCCAAGATCCCTGCCGGCATCCCCGCCGAGGTCCTGGAGCGCCGCCCCGATGTCGCCGCCGCCGAGCGCCTCGTGGCCGCGCGCAATGCTGAGATCGGCGTGGAGATTGCCGGTTATTTCCCAACAGTCAGCCTCACCGGGCAGGCAGGCTATTTGAGCAAGGACACCTCCTCGCTCTTCAACGCCGACAGCCGTGTCTGGTCCTTCGGCCCCAGCGTGAGCGTTCCCATCACCGGCATCTTCGTCACCAAGGCCAAGGTCGCCCGCGCCCGCGCCGTGCATGAGGAAAGCACCGCCAAGTTCCGCCAGTCCGTCCTGGCCGCCGTGAAGGACGTGGAGACCTCCTTGATCCAGATCCGGTACCGCAAAGAGCAGGCCGTCGCCCAGAAGGAAGCGCTGGATGCTGCGTTGAAGGCTACTGCGTTAACCCGCCAGCTCTATGAAGGCGGCAGCATCAGTTATTTGGAACTTCTGGACGCCGAGCGCACCAGCCTGCTGCGTGAGCGCCAGTACGCGTTACTGAAGGCCCAGGGGCATATCGCGACCGTGGGGTTGATCCGGGCGCTGGGGGGAAGTTGGTGA
- a CDS encoding AAA family ATPase, which produces MDVAEPRRLALVRQSESQRYSIGIIIIANMINLRHSAQEVSRRLADRVESVCLRLLPGGTRKGAEWLSGDVQGGQGQSLKVQLSGEHAGRWRDWAEEGRHGDLLDLWAAARGIPLAEAFREAKEYLGMLGPEPATASPRKYQAPPVREQAGVIPVAEEGVVMRYLQLQRGLDPAVVRRFGVEGLPSAGALVFPCHAPDGTLVNRSYRTVPGPGESGLGARKRVWQDAGCAPSLFGWQALPKSAWEKRTVLLCEGQIDAMTWTQWGVPALSVPNGTGAAWIDHEWDQLELFDHIYLSFDMDGAGAENANRVMQRLGRHRCLLVKLPHKDANECLLEGCTADDAEHWIAQARPPQIHKLLLGQELHQRLMSELEPKPEPFTLDFLRVAWPHQGFYFRPHELTVWTGAYGQGKSTFLNFVALNLLSQLSHTGVFMASMEMRAESTLRRLTTTYFQEPATPSNAMTFLEKFGTRLVFADVVGYISQDLLLEMMMFSFQRHGVQHFIVDSLMRVDGLEEEFAEQGRFMNRLQEFAKETGAHIHLVAHPRKSPSGQRQDRLEIKGSSLIANNADNIVAISRNPEKDALRRDNKLTPLQDASLHDTEIRVEKQRENGWLGMVPLKFFPRSSWYEKVG; this is translated from the coding sequence TTGGACGTCGCAGAACCGCGGCGGCTTGCCCTGGTGAGGCAGAGTGAGTCACAACGCTACAGCATCGGCATCATCATCATCGCCAACATGATCAACTTGCGACATTCAGCACAAGAGGTTTCCCGCCGTCTGGCGGACAGGGTGGAATCGGTCTGCCTGCGACTGCTTCCCGGGGGCACCCGGAAGGGCGCGGAGTGGCTGTCCGGAGACGTCCAGGGCGGGCAGGGGCAGAGCCTCAAGGTGCAGCTCAGTGGCGAACACGCAGGCCGCTGGCGGGACTGGGCGGAAGAAGGTCGCCACGGGGACTTGCTGGACCTCTGGGCCGCCGCACGCGGCATCCCGCTGGCGGAGGCCTTTCGCGAGGCGAAGGAGTACCTGGGCATGTTGGGGCCGGAGCCCGCCACGGCGAGTCCGAGGAAATATCAAGCGCCGCCGGTGCGTGAGCAGGCCGGGGTGATCCCGGTGGCAGAGGAGGGTGTGGTCATGCGGTACCTGCAGCTCCAGCGCGGGCTGGATCCGGCGGTGGTGCGTCGCTTCGGCGTGGAGGGGCTGCCTTCCGCCGGGGCGCTGGTCTTTCCCTGTCATGCGCCGGATGGCACGCTGGTGAACCGCTCCTACCGGACGGTTCCTGGACCCGGTGAAAGCGGTCTGGGTGCGAGGAAACGCGTCTGGCAGGATGCAGGATGCGCCCCGAGCCTCTTCGGCTGGCAGGCCCTGCCGAAGTCCGCCTGGGAGAAGCGCACGGTTCTGCTGTGCGAGGGCCAGATCGACGCGATGACCTGGACGCAATGGGGCGTGCCAGCGCTGAGCGTGCCCAACGGCACCGGAGCGGCCTGGATTGACCACGAGTGGGATCAACTGGAGCTGTTCGACCACATTTACCTCTCGTTCGACATGGACGGCGCGGGCGCGGAGAACGCGAACCGCGTGATGCAGCGTCTGGGGCGGCATCGCTGCCTGCTGGTGAAACTCCCGCACAAGGACGCCAACGAGTGCCTGCTGGAAGGCTGCACCGCCGACGATGCGGAGCACTGGATCGCCCAGGCCCGGCCACCGCAGATCCACAAGCTCCTCCTGGGGCAGGAACTGCACCAGCGCCTCATGAGCGAACTGGAGCCCAAGCCCGAGCCCTTCACGCTGGACTTCCTGCGCGTCGCCTGGCCCCACCAGGGCTTCTACTTCCGCCCGCACGAGCTCACCGTCTGGACCGGCGCCTACGGGCAGGGGAAGAGCACCTTCCTCAACTTCGTGGCGCTCAACCTCCTCAGCCAGCTCAGCCACACCGGCGTCTTCATGGCCTCGATGGAAATGCGGGCAGAGTCCACCTTGCGCCGTCTCACGACCACCTATTTCCAAGAACCCGCCACGCCATCAAATGCGATGACGTTTCTGGAGAAGTTCGGCACCCGCCTCGTCTTCGCCGACGTGGTGGGCTACATCAGTCAGGACCTGCTGCTGGAGATGATGATGTTCTCCTTCCAGCGCCACGGCGTGCAGCACTTCATTGTGGACAGCCTCATGCGCGTGGACGGGCTGGAGGAGGAGTTCGCCGAACAGGGCCGCTTCATGAACCGGCTCCAGGAGTTCGCCAAGGAAACCGGCGCCCACATCCACCTCGTGGCCCACCCGAGAAAGAGCCCCTCCGGCCAACGGCAGGACCGGCTGGAGATCAAAGGCAGCTCGCTCATCGCCAACAACGCGGACAACATCGTCGCCATCTCCAGAAATCCCGAGAAAGACGCCCTGCGCCGCGACAACAAGCTCACGCCGCTACAGGACGCGAGCCTGCACGACACCGAGATCCGCGTGGAGAAACAACGCGAGAACGGCTGGCTGGGCATGGTGCCGCTGAAGTTCTTCCCGCGGAGCAGTTGGTATGAGAAGGTGGGGTAG